The genome window ACATTTTCCATTGCGAGGATGATTGGGCGTTTTATCGACCGGGTTTTGTCGAGGACTCCAAGACGATACTGGAGCAGCGCCCCGATATTCTGCAGGTCTGGTTACGCAATTATGTTTATGACTTGCAGGTACACAGCCCTTATATCCATCTGGGCGCGCGCGAGGTGATTGGCGGTGTGCCGTGTTATCCCCTGCTGTCCGACAAGCCCGAGTGGCAAGGTTTTTCACTGAACCCAGGGTTGCGACGCATCAAGGAGTATTGGTTGTGCGCGCCCTATGCCGGGTTTGAGGGTGAGAAGGGGCTTTCCAAGCGTTATGCGCAACTGAACCTGGGGGCCGTGACCCTGGAGGGTGATGCGGTGTTACATACCGGTTTCGGTCTGCATGTGGCGACCGCGCAGGAACGCCAGACCAAAGCGCGGCGCAAGCGGCGAGAGCGGATCAAGCTTGCGACCATGCTGATACTGGGAGCCGGTATCGGCTGGTTGATCCACTAGTTGCATTCGACAAGCCACTACAACGCTGCAAAAGGTCATTTTTACCGATGAGTATCCTCAACATCATGTGGGCCGGCGGTTCTGCATTTGCCTCGGTGCAGAAGGTCCATCAACAGATACTGTCCCACGCTATTTGTCAGGTGCCGGTCAGCACCTGGCTGCTTCAAGGCGGTGCGCAGAAAGGCGAGCCGGTGCGGGAGTGGCACTGTTCCTCGGCTCAGCTCAAGGGGCGGCACCTGTGGAAACTATGGGCGCCGCTGATGCGCGCGCGGTTTCACAAAGCGCTGCCCGAGGATCTGGAGATTGTGCTGCTGGATGGGGTCGGCGTTGCCCGGGTGATGTTGCCGGTGCTCAAGCGCTTGCCGCAGGTACGGGCCGTGGTTGTGTTTCACGGCGTCACGCGTTTGCGCCAGGCGGACCAGACGCTGTTCGACCAATTCCCGGCCTCACGTCTGACCCTCGCAGCCGTGTCGCAAACCCTGGCGGACACTTTGGAGCGTCACCTGCAACGCCCCGTCGCGGTGTTGCGCAGTGCCTTCGACCCTGTGGTTTTCCGTGCCGCTGCGCTTTCCCGAGAGCAGGCACGGACGCGCCTGGGCTTGCCGCTGGAAGGCTCGCATGTTGTGGGCGCGGTTGGGCGGCTGGTGGACGGCAAGGGGTTTGGTTGTTTGCTCGAAGCGTTTTCCGACGTGTCCATCCATCAACCGGATGCGCGCCTGGTAATTGTGGGTGAGGGCCCGGCAAGGTCGACCCTTGAGGCGCGTATCAAGGCGCTGGGCTTGCAAGGCAAGGTGTCGCTGCCGGGCCATCTGCCGGATGCGGCTACGCTTTACCGGGCCTTTGACTGGGTTGCCATTCCGTCGACACAGGAAGGTCTGGGGTTGATTCTGCAAGAGGCCGTCATGGCCGGTGTTCCTGTACTGGCCAGCGACCTGGCTGTGTTTCGCGAGCAACTGGCAGATGCCGGCTGGTACGCGCCGTCAGGCAACGTGCAGGCCTGGGGGCGGCTGGTAGAGCAAGCGTTCGCGGGCTCTGCCGAGGGGGTGCTTGAGGCTCAATCGCGGGCGCTGGCGCCGGAGCAGGCCTGGA of Pseudomonas azotoformans contains these proteins:
- a CDS encoding glycosyltransferase encodes the protein MSILNIMWAGGSAFASVQKVHQQILSHAICQVPVSTWLLQGGAQKGEPVREWHCSSAQLKGRHLWKLWAPLMRARFHKALPEDLEIVLLDGVGVARVMLPVLKRLPQVRAVVVFHGVTRLRQADQTLFDQFPASRLTLAAVSQTLADTLERHLQRPVAVLRSAFDPVVFRAAALSREQARTRLGLPLEGSHVVGAVGRLVDGKGFGCLLEAFSDVSIHQPDARLVIVGEGPARSTLEARIKALGLQGKVSLPGHLPDAATLYRAFDWVAIPSTQEGLGLILQEAVMAGVPVLASDLAVFREQLADAGWYAPSGNVQAWGRLVEQAFAGSAEGVLEAQSRALAPEQAWKDFSETSRRLFSCR
- a CDS encoding glycosyltransferase family 2 protein; this translates as MQFSDQSDVTLVVTSCGRFDLLKRTLESFDLFNTADIREVFITEDSGDEAVRLAVPKHWRSHCTFLINRPKLGQLASIDLAYESVKTSYIFHCEDDWAFYRPGFVEDSKTILEQRPDILQVWLRNYVYDLQVHSPYIHLGAREVIGGVPCYPLLSDKPEWQGFSLNPGLRRIKEYWLCAPYAGFEGEKGLSKRYAQLNLGAVTLEGDAVLHTGFGLHVATAQERQTKARRKRRERIKLATMLILGAGIGWLIH